A segment of the Octopus bimaculoides isolate UCB-OBI-ISO-001 chromosome 12, ASM119413v2, whole genome shotgun sequence genome:
AAACAGCTGCTAACCTTTTACTTACAACCTACATTTGACAATTATTTGCTCGCATATATGGGACAGTGtaatgactacatacatacacacatacacagtgaaaTATGCACAAACATTCCAAATAGTAAAAGTATAAAAAGGAGAGGAAAGCAAGCTGTTTGAGTGTCAAACCTTCACTCACATCATTCTACAAACAGTTGtagcatttctttcttctttaatgtTGTTGCAAtaacttcttttatttgtctGAACTTGCAGACACAGCATACTCCTACTAcccaaaattttatattaaatactaCACCAAACCAACCTTCTGGAACTTAGGTCTATACCACACCATCTCCACCAACAAACTTAAAACTAAACATTCAATCACCTTAACTTCTCTATTCTGTTAATGTACCTCAAGTTCCGAAAGGAATTTTTAAAGAGTTGATTAGTTCTGCTAAAATGGCACTAGATAAAACATCAATGTTTGTGCACAAAGCATTCCCAGGTGATCTGACTCCTATTCCTCACACCTAGTGAATTGAAATGGCctgttttaaatgaataaattctcttactgaaacaatttttgttttatttaatgtcaTCAGAATAAGTGTCAAGGGTTCACCATAAAATATAGTTAAGGATCCttataatttctttgaaaatcataTGGAGGACATACAGCAATAAGTTTTTTTAACTGCtgatttaaatacacacaaaagagaaaaactgCCAAACTTTGTTGCCATTTTTTCTTTGGGtcttacagttggatgtccttcctatcaccaaccactttccagTATGGACTGAGTACATTGTAATATGCCAGAAGCACTACAGAGGTTGTCTGTCAGAGCTAAAGCATCCCACTTGGAGTGAAGGTGTAGACGAGCAGTTAGTGACTACATTGTCTGTGGGTCCAAATTTACAAACGTCTTTTACATAATGTTGACATTCGTTTTCTCTCCACTCCCCTACAAGCATTGTTCCAACAAATGCAGCTTCTTTacggggattttttttttttttggcatattacTAGTATTGGTCTCACAGTGATGAAATGGAATCAGTAGTTTGTAAAGTGATTGATACTCTATCTCAAAAAAGGCAATGATAGTATTTGGATGTTTATGGAATTAAAAGGCTATTGAACAAATTCTAAAATTGTGTCATAAATTTCTGATAACGTGAAAATTTTCTATtctgcttttccttcttttactctGTTACATCCATTTTCTCTTCCACCGAttcacacacagcacacattcaATCATATACACTCGCTTTCAAAgtgaaatatgaacaaaaaaaaacaaaaaaacttaataAATCTTAAATAATATCTTTTTGTCAAAAGAATTGCGTTAACTGAAATACTTATTTCGAAAGTGAATcgcaaaactaaaataaaaatagaataaaaactacCGTGACTGCATCGAAATGTCTAGAATACAACCGAACATAGCAAAGTtggtaaataaatacaatgatatCTGGTATCTATCATAATTAAAGAACTTCTAGATTTCAAGGGGAGGAAATGAGATTATACGATTCTCGTGCTTTCCCCCAGAATTTTAGTGACATAAGAGGAAATGTCGCAGTTACACTCAAGAATTTAAAGCCGGCTTGACCAGAGCCAAATAACCTTGAAATTTTAAACCTCAAAAGCCGGTTTTCTGAGTAAACATgtaactaatgatgatgatgatgatgagtttactTCTGTGTAatactagcatttattttatgagAGACGctggaaaaaattaataaacaaataaatagggaTAATTAGACATAATTAAGGTAAGAACCTAGAAGATTACACATACAAGTACAAAATTTGGGGTGGGGTAATCGAGATGGTGGTGAATGATtgagaatatataatattcatgccTTTTTCCAAGGACACAAACTATATAAGTAACTGCAGAACCGAAACTGCCCTCGTTAatttttgctgtgtgtgtgtgNNNNNNNNNNNNNNNNNNGGGGGGGGGGGGATGCAGGTATGAAAGCCACAACCTCCCATATCTCGGGATTCATTCCTATACAAGAAACAATTCCACACACGATGATAATTCTTAGGTTTGTTGAAATTACTGTTTACATTATGTTTTGGAATCgttaaaaaacaatgaaatatatataaatatatatgggtgaAAGAATCGTGTTACATtttccatagacacacacacacagacattttggTGCTGTTTACCATTTCTCAAATCACATTATATACGAAGTATGTTTCTCTATCTCtgatattaaacaaatatattgatagaagTGAGAAAAAATCTTGGCATAACTACACATTAGTGTCCCGCcaacttttaatgaaattttccagaaATACGTTTCCCAGGATCTCGATTATGACTATCATGACcacattaaaaacaataatttttcaaCAGGGTTTCGAATCATTCTCGCTCTttcgactttgtttcttcatgtatatatttatatgacactTTATAGAAACATGTTTTTCAGATTGTAGATTACATAATGTTGAGGTTTCAAACATAGgaattcgaaaagaaaaaaaagttaagacATTTGTAGCGAATCAGGTTGGCGAGAATAAGAACGATCTCCACCgaaatggtcttttttttttatttttctaaattctttaaaCACAATCATAATCTACATTATCGAAAACGTATCTCAAagaaattccattaaaaaaaaatatccatttttcagagAGTTATAGGGAAATAGAATCCAGGGCAtcaatctgtagttatgccggaATTTTTACTAATCACTTGCATTTATCTGCATCGTGACATGAAAAAGTGCGTGGTTGCACTAGTTGTGTATTCTATCGTTATTCacttaattaaacacacacacacacgtacatatcttcataaacacatctgtatatgcatgtcttgTCGCTAATTAAAACAGTGACAAGACGACAAATATATTTAGCTACTTCTACATCATTATTTTgccatacatatacaataattataCATGAATAAGCGTGTggatttatatatggatatatacatatatatttgtatgcctgtgctcgcgtattcatatatatatatatatatatatatatatatatacgtgttgttatacctcgttcagagatttattatatataatatatatatatatatataatcatatcgcTAACAGTAATGTGATGATGCAAACACACGCAAAAAGCTAGTTTGTATACTGTCATACACCTTCACTTGAaaattattatacacacatattcagttACAGAAGATGTAGCAAGACTCGTAACGGAACACAATAccttatgtatataagtgttaAACTGGTCAATATATTGTTAACAAGATTAAACATACACAGAGTTATAAACACATATTGATatctatagatctatatctaaacatatctatctacctatctctctctttataagatagatagatagataggtggatagatagacagacagaaagacacatagataggtgtatgtatatatagacaggcagacagacatgtgCATTATTGCGTTATATATGCAATCCAGTTAAACATTAATTGTTACAGAGTATTTAATTTCGTTACAAATGCCGCACCTCTTATAAGCTTTCCTCGCTTCTGCCCACTCCTCTTTTACACTCGGATCGTACATAAAATCTGACCTATATAACACTATACAcggtcacacgcacacatatatatgcatatatacacacgcgtgtagAAGTTTGTTGTGTTTATACAGACATAGAGAGACTGACGGACACGTATTCacagagaagaagaagatctACCTACATGGAAGGGTCACGCTTGAAGGCCAAGTTGACGTCCGATAGAATCCGTTCGCCTCGTGCGTCCATTCTTGTTTACCTGCTGTCACGTGACCAGCTGACAGCCAGCGCCACCTTGAACGTAGAGTGCAGGGTTTCAATCCCCACCTCCGTCTAACCCTCAACGTTCTTCGTCATATATATacggcaggaaaaaaaaaatagtgaaatcaGCAGCCAGgaacacacaaataataaaatagcGCTTTCTAAAATAGCATTTTCATCGAATTTTCGTTGTGGTTGTTGTCTACTCTATTTGGAGTGAGGAATTTAGCAGAGAGCCGTTTTTACGTAACCCTGTTTCGATTATAGGCTGTAACCTTTTTAGTTATGTAATTAACGTCATTTGCAAAGACATTTTATATCACATTCTAATTTTCATTCACCTAAAAATATTAGACGTATACGAGagaatgagtttgtgtgtgtatggagagagacagacaagcagagaaagagagagaaaaaaataagttttGAAATACATAGAAGCAAACAATTAAAcaaaggacacaaacacacacatctatgcgtATACATCTAGACATACGCAGTATGTgcacacgtgtacatgtatgtgcgtgtgtgcgcacgtgtttaTTTATGGTGATAATTTGATTTAACTTTAATGATTTAATGCCTATTAGAAAGGTATAACTGGAATATCAGTTCAccttctaaataatttttttttatatatataattaatctgtCATTGAATGGCAACCACAGTACAGTTCGTGAACCGGTTTCAAGTCTCGGTCGAAACACTGTTCACTCCACTTACGTCACAAGTTGTCCTTGTGAATTGTATGAAGGTCACAACGCCCTGTTTTAACTTCCGCTTAAAATGTCAGGTTTAATGTCACTGCTACCAGTTGATTATATGCAGATCTAACTTTTGAATGgagatataattaattaattaattaattaattaattggttgattgagtgattgattggATGTGTATTACATTTACACAGACTGACTTCAGATGgatgaaagaggaaaaagtcGATCCCATCAGAATTTTGAAACCAAAACAACATGACCTTGAACCAGACAGTAAATCATCTGGTATGGCTATCTGTTAAGTTGGTTGGTTCAACAccagatagtagtagtagtagtagtagtagtagtaattgtctCTCATTTTGGTAAAAGGTTTTGTGTGGAGGGCTGGTTGATCATATCAATGCCCAGAATttggttctttatttcatcagctttggagggatgaaaagcatagCTCACTTctttctgcaggatttgaacacagaacataaaagtgCTGGAAAGAACAGTGCAATGTATTTTCTCTGGTGCACTAATGATTTAGCttgatgatagtttcaaattttggcacaaggcctgcaatttctgAGGaggattacatcaaccacagtgttcaactggtacttattttatcaggcccaaaaggatgaaaggtatatttgatctcagctgaatttgaactcagaacataaagaatcagaagaaataggcattttgtccaatggggtaatgattctaccagctcactaccttaatgataataataatgataacgataatttcttttattaaccgTAGGGATATAGATGAAGGGAACCTTCACAAGAACAGTCATCAATCTGTGATAGGGTTTACATAAACAGTAAGGAGAAAGAAATTTGGTCTGTTTAACACAATGGATTGAGGAAAAAGACAATAAGGAAATCTAAAAGCACAAAGGCTACACAAAACCATAAACGACACACCTGGTATGTAGTTGCAGGCCACCTAAGGCTGACCTAGGCTATACAAccacatcaataaatattttctatatattattcataagatTAAAAGAAGCATCTGCTCAGATgcttatcaccatcaccatcatcatttaacatcctttgtccatgctggcatggtttggacggtttAACCAGGGTTGGTAAGTTGAgggtctgcaccaggctccagtctgatttggtatggtttctacagctggatgcccttcctaatgccaaccacactgagagtgtaatgggtgcttttacatgccatcagcatgggtgccagttgcatgacaccagtatctcccacgactataatttcacttggcttgatgggtcttctcatgcacagcatattgccaaaagtctcggtcatttgttattgcttctgtgaggcccagtgctcaAAAGATGCCTTTTAATTGTCACTAGCATAGGggctagttatgtgacaccagcatcagccacattgcctccgtgaggcccaatgctcgaaaaatatcttagaaatagcagttaactcTCCTTGTCTAAGGGAagaccctcagcttaccagctctggtaaTTCACTTCTACCCACTTTGTATCTTAAGATCTCATCACTACTATTTTTACGTGATTGATCTATAAATTGATCAATGAGCATGAAGCTGTGGTGTGATATGGCTCATCAGATGATCTAAAATTCACTCACTTTTCACTCTGTAAAAGACTGTTTGGTGCCTAACTCAGCCAGTGACTTAGCTTTTTAtcccttcaggatcgataaaataagtaccagttgaaaactagggttgatgtaaatgactagcCCCCTCCaaccaccaaaatttcaggccttgtgcctgttgtaGACAGGAGTATTTCCTAAGGGTTGCTTCTAGACCCAACTCATTTGTGTCAGGTGTACAGACtcatctgtggaggcgcaatggcccagtggttagggcagcggactcgcggtcataggatcgtggtttcgattcctagaccgggcgttgtgagtgtttattgagcgaaaacacctaaagctccacgagactccagcaggggatggtggcgaaccctgctgtactctttcaccacaactttctctcactcttacttcctgtttctgttgtgcctgtaattcaaagggtcagccttgtcacactgtgtcgcgctgaatatccccgagaactacgttaaaggtaaacgtgtctgtggagtgctcagccacttgcacgttaatttcacgagcaggctgttcNNNNNNNNNNNNNNNNNNNNNNNNNNNNNNNNNNNNNNNNNNNNNNNNNNNNNNNNNNNNNNNNNNNNNNNNNNNNNNNNNNNNNNNNNNNNNNNNNNNNNNNNNNNNNNNNNNNNNNNNNNNNNNNNNNNNNNNNNNNNNNNNNNNNNNNNNNNNNNNNNNNNNNNNNNNNNNNNNNNGTATAACTACAGACTGGTCCCCTTCGACAACAATGtttcctttcagaaaaaaaaaaattgcgtattttttaatgaaactttgcagagatatattttcgaaaatatagattacgattatattgattgataatattggtttcaaattatggtacaaagccagcaatttcggggtgggtgggataagtcgataacatcgaccctagtaatcaactggtacttattattttttttgcgtccaaaagaatgaaagtcaaagtaaaCCGCGGCAGAACTTgcgaatattaaaaattaattttctttttttttcttcgcttACGTTTGTGGTTTCTTCGGTTTTGGATTTATATTAATGggattttgtattatatatgtatcatatgtgtgtgcgtgtatgtgtgtgttatatgtaattattaaattcGAAGAATCGAAATAAAGTATAAGtgctttctataaaaaaaattaggtaATCTTTCGGTATATGGTGTTTAAAAAGTAAGTAAGAATTAAAGGGGGAATAACAAGGAGAGATAAATACGTCAACTCACTGTTAAACAACGTTGACATTGGCTGAAGCCACCAAAAAGTGaacaaaagtttttttctttggtaCGGAATTCCTCCATATAAGCTGGTATAAATATGAGACGAATAAATTGTCTGACGTTCTAAATTGACGTcgtaattttctttttacccgcacccatatATTCTCCACATTTTGCGTATGAACGTCGTTATTTGTCGGATCTACAAAGTTCTCTTGATGCACAAATCACTTCGTGGTTGGACATACCGTTATTTAAGTATGAGAACCTAATTATTtcctctttaatttttatttattttaaaacatcgTATATTGACAGATtaccataaattaaaaaaaaaacgtttaaggTGTTTTGAATTATTCCTCACCTACTTTTATTTCCTTATAACCTTTTAAAATGCGTGTTTTTAAGAGACGATTTTCAGAAATACTTTTCAGAGAGTGTTAATTATGTAATGTTAATGTTTGAAACATATAagcctgaaaaagaaaaaaagtgaaaattggtaaaattacagaaattagTTATCCTAAAGTCGAGGCAGCTGGGGGAGGGAGAAAAACGATCCAAAACTCTTCCGCAAGTTCGTTTTTTGTAAATCTTAtcaatataattgtaatctacatcatcgaaaacgtatttctgcaaaatttccTTAAATAATATGCAATTATCAAAGAGTTATGACAAAAACGGAAGTTTGTGGCACCAATCTGTATCTATACCCATTAATCGAGTTCTTACCCTCATACAACTTTGGTCAGTTGCTACAGCAACTGTCAATGTTTATTGTGGTACAACGAGATTTGATACTGAAGTCTCGGTTAAATCTCGTGTTATCTATCATGGCGTCTTACTCTGGTTTGTTTCTCCATTAACTTTCTTCTaaatttctttcttcccttcttcatTTGATGTAATttaagaaagaggaggaaataaCGATAATAGAAAATAAGCTGttgtttgtgatattttgttaATCCAAATACAAACTCGTGGAAGCTGTGAGCACTGACAGTGTTTTATAATGAATCCGTCATCATCGGCTTTCAATGATGATACATATTATCAACAGCATCACCAACGTGGCCAACAGAGGagaccactacctccaccacaacATCAACCATATGACACAAATAATGACAACTTCTCTTCCAGACCCTATGGCGAGAACCAACGTGTGTTCCGCAACTTTCACCCTAGTGAACAACAGCACCGGGGGACCAGATATAACCATCCTGATGAGGGAAGTTATTATAAAGATCGTGATATTGCGAGTGACTCCAAAAACTTCCCCCCACCTTACGGCCGAACTGAAGGAGCTTTGCCACCGTATAATTATTCTGATCATCCAAGGTCTAGGCTTGAGCAAGGAAGTaatactaacaacagcaacaataataacacgaGGAACATGTTACATTCGAACTCTCGTCCACCAATCACTAATGACAACAACTATCCGCCGAAATACAGCAGAAGCGGTTTCAGAGCAGAACAGTTTCCTAACACTAAcgtaccaccaccgccgccgccgccacgcCCACCACCATTACACATGCATCAACAAGTGACGACAAGGTTACCGTCACAGCCACCACCGACTCGTCCTcaaccaccgctgccaccaccacccatCAGGGACCAAGCTGGATTCTACTCGGGAGTGAATTACATTCCCCAACAGAAGAACGTTGCGACACCGGAGTATCCGGCCAACTTCAACCTTCCCCCTTTCCCCGGCCTCGACACATCGTGTCCCCCACCTTCCCTGCCGCCTCTGCCACCCCTACCATTACCACCGGTGATCCCCCATACTTCCTCTGCCCCATCCTCTGCTGATCCATCACCACTGCCTCCACAGTATTTGAAACCTTGTTCTGCACCGTTGTATCTAGGTACCGACAGTTCTAATTCCATTGTTTCTAGCATCCCATCCAATGCCACTTCtgttccccctcctcctcctctcggTCCCAGTTTTATTTCTCCCCCGCCTCCTCCTCTGGCCGACACCTTAAATACGAATCAGTTACACGgggataataattttaataacaccCCATCATCAAACAGTGGACTGTCTGATGTGACTTTAGCGACATCAAACTTCAGTGTCCCACCTCCGCTCACGCCAGTTTATGGTAGCAGGTTCCCACAAAAACCCGACAATTCTGTAGATTCTGAATATTCCCAAATCGACGATGCCTTACAACTCCAAAGACAACAAGACAAAGAATGGATTAAGCAAAAGTTTTCCACGAAAATCCAGGACCTGCCCTCAAAGAAACCTTCAACCATGACGGTATGTTCAGATTGGAAGATTTTCTTAGCattttattgtttagctccagattgaacagacaaatgaatgaatgtatttgaCTCCTGTCTTtgtttcaggcatagtgtatcgaGGAagacattatccaaagtgtcttCTTTCTCTTGCATAATAATTTGAAATGACAATCTTCATCTGACAGTGTAGCTGCTGATGtacaaaaagacgagatggtcacatctggaatatcTCTGATCATAGGTCAGCTTGACCAAAGCTGCTAACACATACTCTAATTGACTTGTTATGATGAGTAGCATATAACAGCTATGTTAATGAAGattgctttctttttaaatttaaatatcagGACATTCTAGTGATTTGGGGATGTGGTACTCCAGGCTGTTATCATTCCCTAGTTAAATATGACTGCTTTTGAAATAACTCTAACAACCAGGACTATAAATGATCCTTTCACACTAGTGTAAGATTGACAATGGCTAGGTCTGTGCATGTACATATCATATGAAAAATTGATAGTAACCCAAAGTGTGCAGAGAAGCACGGTTTCATCAACTAATTTCATACCTCAATGTCCTCCAGTTAATAacgaggatgatggtgataattatcTTTATCCATCTACCTTATCATGGTAATAAACTTTATTGGATCATTGGTTCAAAGAATATCTGGTATAATATATcggtttttaaattcaaatttgttATTCAGATCTGGGAATCACAGAATCTTGTCCGTCAAATGCTGCTGACTGCTGGCCAACTTCATAAATTTAAGAAGACCCTAGAGAATATTCATGAAACTGCCACTGAAGAGGAATGGTTGGCTGAAATTAGA
Coding sequences within it:
- the LOC106872686 gene encoding programmed cell death protein 7 encodes the protein MNPSSSAFNDDTYYQQHHQRGQQRRPLPPPQHQPYDTNNDNFSSRPYGENQRVFRNFHPSEQQHRGTRYNHPDEGSYYKDRDIASDSKNFPPPYGRTEGALPPYNYSDHPRSRLEQGSNTNNSNNNNTRNMLHSNSRPPITNDNNYPPKYSRSGFRAEQFPNTNVPPPPPPPRPPPLHMHQQVTTRLPSQPPPTRPQPPLPPPPIRDQAGFYSGVNYIPQQKNVATPEYPANFNLPPFPGLDTSCPPPSLPPLPPLPLPPVIPHTSSAPSSADPSPLPPQYLKPCSAPLYLGTDSSNSIVSSIPSNATSVPPPPPLGPSFISPPPPPLADTLNTNQLHGDNNFNNTPSSNSGLSDVTLATSNFSVPPPLTPVYGSRFPQKPDNSVDSEYSQIDDALQLQRQQDKEWIKQKFSTKIQDLPSKKPSTMTIWESQNLVRQMLLTAGQLHKFKKTLENIHETATEEEWLAEIRKIETTKETLEDLRRKITDKNLIEELEKKMKARLKKRARLKRLRKKKYEEREKAMSYRKELHRTLDDWRDSISQKEQQIKQEKEMKVAVDSVLGEVRKKKSDVAKMLELIGNLSKLRKIRKENVAKKGLYTLFHSDKKFEEDISGLQRMLNNQMDVYEAEQRTLMVMLECEQEETKERERAKSHKVKKEIEKREKKRELQLLFGKDVIDSMDPCYPFLKYYTQAIDNWESFLQIRRDWDCYLAPETAPGASRIPDTWVLPPEPSNPAWACFLES